One segment of Nostoc flagelliforme CCNUN1 DNA contains the following:
- the cobN gene encoding cobaltochelatase subunit CobN: MHRISSTSGGWNQSEGLIFLEQTPAPFVLITAADTDIQTLAAAVTKLPASFPALRVANLLQLQQQLSIDTYGEQVLELAQVIILRLLGGRSYWGYGLEVVQEIVQRNGRTLIVMPGDDAFDPDLISQSTVPLAIVNQVWQYFSEGGVENFVNALQFISDTCLLTAYNPPLPRPIPRVGLYEWGVGSGEWGVRAGEAGEQGSRGELELDSSTSELRSPTSDTQGFQCPMPNAPCPMPKIGILFYRAHYLAGNTKVIDALCQALAKKNLQPVPVFVSSLREPDVQVELSEFFQPKEAESIAVLLNTTSFSLARLESETPQTELWEKLDVPVLQVILSGGSIEQWESQFQGLSPRDIGMNVALPEVDGRIITRAVSFKAVQTRNPHLETDVVIYEPVSDRIEFVAKLAANWAHLRSKPPQERRIALILANYPNRNGRLANGVGLDTPASCVEILQALHQAGYEVENPPAQGDELIQRLTDGVTNDPEGREWLPVHQSVSWEDYQQYFASLPPAVQQGISERWGIGHGAWGMGHGKKGDEGNNQCPMPNAQCPIPISGIQLGNVFVGIQPARGYDNDPSLNYHAPDLEPTHAYLAFYYWVRECFGADAVVHVGKHGNLEWLPGKSVALSSNCYPEVAFGALPHLYPFIVNDPGEGSQAKRRAQAVIIDHLTPPMTRAELYGSLQQLENLIDEYYEADSLDPSRLPVIRDRIHELVIKENLHLDLGIQNETEIFNSESLILNSIGGYLCELKEAQIRDGLHIFGQCPQGRQLRDLIVAIARIPNRHSSGITRAIAQDWGLDFDPLTADLSMTSGEYSIVNGTECRTLGDIVEVLEEHAALLVEQLIIENSELRTQNSEFRTPHSSLLTPNSPLPTPHSPLPIVLNWIRDRLLPALQKTHEEITHLLHGLDGGYVPSAPSGAPTRGRPEVLPTGRNFYSVDIRAIPTETAWDIGRKAAETLVEYYTQEHGEYPKTLGLSLWGTATMRTGGDDIAEALALLGVQPVWDGAARRVVDFEILPLAILGRPRVDVTLRISGFFRDAFPNLIDLFAQAVSAVADLDEPPEQNPLADAVRQETDLWTNQGLTLEEAVVRSRYRIFGSRPGAYGAGLQGLIESQNWTDDEDLARAYINWSSYAYSSGNFAGEQGSRGAGEQGSRGAEILPNSQCPMPNTEAFKQRLSQMQVVLHNQDNREHDLLDSDDYYQFQGGLTAAVLSLQGKNPQTYFGDNSIPAKPRVRQLKEEIARVYRSRVVNPKWIAGVMRHGYKGAFEMAATVDFLFAYDATAKCVEDYMYQGIVEAYLLDPVVSEFIQEKNPYALRDIAEKLLEAHKRNLWEDVNIGTLEALRNLVHQAEAVIEEKSMV, from the coding sequence ATGCATCGTATAAGTAGCACATCTGGTGGATGGAATCAGTCAGAGGGTTTAATTTTTTTAGAACAAACTCCAGCGCCTTTCGTGTTGATTACGGCTGCTGATACCGACATTCAAACCTTGGCAGCTGCGGTGACAAAATTACCCGCAAGCTTTCCTGCATTAAGAGTGGCCAACCTGTTGCAGTTGCAGCAACAATTAAGTATAGATACTTATGGAGAGCAAGTTTTAGAACTTGCCCAAGTAATTATTTTGCGCCTGTTAGGAGGACGTTCTTACTGGGGTTATGGTTTAGAAGTAGTGCAAGAAATTGTGCAACGTAATGGTAGAACCCTCATTGTAATGCCAGGGGACGACGCTTTTGATCCCGATTTAATTTCCCAGTCTACCGTGCCTTTGGCTATTGTTAACCAGGTATGGCAGTATTTTAGCGAAGGCGGCGTGGAAAATTTCGTTAATGCTCTGCAATTTATCTCTGACACTTGCCTGTTAACTGCATACAATCCGCCGTTACCCCGGCCGATTCCGCGTGTGGGATTGTATGAATGGGGAGTGGGGAGTGGGGAGTGGGGAGTGAGGGCAGGGGAAGCAGGGGAGCAGGGGAGCAGGGGAGAGTTAGAACTGGATTCATCCACCTCAGAACTCCGTTCACCCACCTCGGATACTCAAGGGTTCCAATGCCCAATGCCCAATGCCCCATGCCCCATGCCCAAAATTGGCATCCTTTTCTACCGCGCTCATTATTTAGCTGGAAATACCAAGGTAATTGATGCTTTATGCCAAGCTTTGGCAAAGAAAAATTTACAACCAGTCCCAGTATTTGTTTCCTCATTGCGTGAACCTGATGTGCAAGTTGAGTTGAGTGAATTTTTTCAACCCAAAGAAGCCGAATCAATAGCTGTGCTGTTGAATACCACCAGTTTTTCTTTAGCACGCTTGGAAAGCGAAACACCCCAAACTGAACTATGGGAAAAATTAGATGTGCCTGTGTTGCAGGTAATCCTCAGTGGCGGATCAATTGAGCAGTGGGAGTCACAGTTTCAAGGGCTTTCTCCCCGCGATATTGGCATGAATGTGGCGCTACCAGAAGTAGATGGGCGGATTATTACTCGTGCTGTGTCTTTTAAAGCCGTACAAACTCGTAATCCCCATCTAGAGACAGATGTAGTAATTTATGAACCAGTGAGCGATCGCATCGAGTTCGTTGCTAAACTAGCAGCAAATTGGGCGCATCTACGTTCCAAACCCCCCCAAGAACGGCGAATTGCTCTAATTTTGGCAAACTACCCCAACCGCAATGGCCGCCTCGCCAATGGTGTAGGACTCGACACTCCAGCTAGTTGTGTAGAAATCCTGCAAGCTTTGCATCAGGCTGGGTATGAAGTCGAAAATCCACCCGCTCAAGGAGATGAGTTGATTCAACGGTTGACAGATGGCGTAACAAATGATCCGGAAGGTAGAGAATGGCTTCCGGTACACCAAAGTGTTTCTTGGGAAGACTATCAACAGTATTTCGCTTCTTTGCCGCCAGCAGTTCAGCAAGGTATTAGTGAAAGGTGGGGAATAGGGCATGGGGCATGGGGCATGGGGCATGGGAAGAAGGGAGATGAAGGTAATAACCAATGCCCAATGCCCAATGCCCAATGCCCAATCCCCATTTCTGGAATTCAACTCGGCAACGTTTTTGTGGGAATTCAGCCAGCAAGGGGTTATGATAATGACCCCAGCTTGAATTATCATGCGCCAGATTTAGAACCAACTCATGCCTATTTAGCTTTCTACTATTGGGTAAGAGAATGTTTTGGTGCTGATGCTGTAGTTCATGTAGGAAAACACGGAAATCTAGAATGGCTACCGGGTAAAAGTGTGGCTTTATCGAGTAATTGTTATCCAGAAGTGGCTTTCGGCGCACTTCCCCACCTGTACCCGTTTATTGTCAACGATCCTGGTGAAGGTTCCCAAGCCAAACGTCGCGCTCAAGCGGTGATTATAGATCATCTAACGCCGCCGATGACTCGTGCGGAACTCTACGGTTCGTTGCAGCAGTTAGAAAATTTAATTGATGAGTATTATGAAGCCGACAGTTTAGATCCTTCGCGTTTGCCAGTGATTCGCGATCGCATCCACGAACTGGTGATCAAAGAAAATCTCCATCTAGATTTAGGAATCCAAAATGAAACAGAAATTTTTAATTCGGAATCCTTAATTTTGAATTCCATCGGTGGTTATCTTTGTGAATTGAAAGAAGCCCAAATCCGCGATGGGTTACATATTTTTGGGCAATGTCCCCAAGGACGACAATTGAGGGATTTAATAGTAGCGATCGCTCGCATCCCCAATCGCCATTCTTCAGGTATTACCCGTGCCATAGCTCAAGATTGGGGACTAGACTTCGACCCCCTAACGGCAGATTTGTCAATGACTAGTGGTGAATACTCAATAGTCAATGGCACAGAATGCCGTACCCTCGGTGATATTGTCGAAGTCCTAGAAGAACACGCCGCCCTCTTAGTAGAACAACTCATCATCGAGAACTCAGAACTCAGAACTCAGAATTCAGAATTTAGAACTCCTCACTCCTCACTCCTAACTCCTAACTCCCCACTCCCAACTCCCCACTCCCCACTCCCCATTGTCCTTAACTGGATACGCGATCGCCTGCTTCCAGCTTTACAAAAAACCCACGAAGAAATCACCCATTTATTACATGGACTCGATGGCGGTTACGTCCCAAGTGCCCCATCTGGCGCACCCACACGCGGGCGCCCAGAAGTTCTACCAACAGGGAGAAACTTTTATTCTGTCGATATTCGCGCCATTCCCACAGAAACAGCCTGGGATATCGGTAGAAAAGCTGCTGAAACCCTCGTTGAATATTACACTCAAGAACATGGTGAGTATCCCAAAACACTAGGTTTATCACTGTGGGGAACAGCCACCATGAGAACAGGCGGTGATGATATAGCCGAAGCCTTGGCTTTACTCGGAGTCCAACCAGTATGGGATGGTGCAGCGCGGCGAGTAGTGGATTTTGAAATTTTGCCCCTAGCGATATTGGGGCGTCCTCGTGTAGATGTCACCTTGCGAATTTCAGGATTCTTCCGGGATGCTTTTCCCAACTTGATTGATTTATTCGCTCAAGCAGTATCAGCAGTAGCAGACTTGGATGAACCGCCAGAACAAAATCCTTTAGCAGATGCAGTTCGCCAAGAAACTGATTTATGGACAAACCAAGGATTAACTTTAGAAGAAGCAGTGGTGCGATCGCGCTATCGCATCTTTGGTTCTCGCCCAGGTGCTTACGGCGCCGGACTCCAAGGTTTAATCGAATCACAAAACTGGACAGATGACGAAGATTTAGCCCGCGCCTACATCAACTGGAGTTCTTACGCCTACTCTTCGGGAAACTTTGCAGGGGAGCAGGGGAGCAGGGGAGCAGGGGAGCAGGGGAGCAGAGGAGCAGAAATTCTTCCTAATTCCCAATGCCCAATGCCCAATACCGAAGCCTTCAAGCAACGTTTATCCCAAATGCAAGTTGTCCTGCATAATCAAGACAACCGTGAACACGATCTACTCGATTCTGATGATTATTACCAATTTCAGGGTGGCTTAACAGCGGCGGTGCTTTCTCTACAGGGAAAAAATCCCCAAACTTATTTTGGTGATAATTCCATACCCGCTAAACCACGAGTCCGCCAACTGAAAGAAGAAATTGCACGGGTGTATCGTTCTCGCGTAGTTAATCCCAAATGGATTGCGGGAGTCATGCGCCACGGTTACAAAGGAGCCTTTGAAATGGCAGCGACAGTAGATTTTTTATTCGCCTATGATGCAACAGCTAAATGTGTCGAAGATTATATGTATCAAGGCATAGTAGAGGCTTACTTACTCGACCCAGTTGTGTCAGAATTTATTCAGGAAAAGAATCCTTATGCACTGCGTGATATAGCTGAAAAATTATTAGAAGCACACAAGCGCAATTTATGGGAGGATGTAAATATAGGAACATTAGAAGCTTTGAGGAACCTAGTACATCAAGCTGAAGCAGTGATCGAAGAAAAATCAATGGTGTAG
- a CDS encoding peptidoglycan-binding domain-containing protein, with protein MENLAYLHLAFAYEDSTPSELVSLSSLFNKAAAPDWKRLSGRAWKYMLPLALSLSILGAVTSVMALEKGDQGPSVRNLQQKLKTAGFYQSSVTQVYDASTQEAVRRFQKAAGLPVDGIVGASTLQKLESWQAKKSTTTATQTKKTTAVRSAQAKKPSTTSSASSATSQRRNPNYLAKGDEGEDVRALQERLRVAGFYYGNATGIFGPITEEAVKRFQDSYKLSVDGVVGPATLAKLPGVGIGDGEEAPKNQKVVNRDKFRIGDRGEPVRVLQEQLIQAGYLEGEPNGYYGPYTADAVRRFQAANYLAASGVAGPTTRAKLYSSVNTTSKSEFNTLEIQTRLRERGFYKGKLNGVMAADTKKAIKQAQEFYGISLKDLKSGRF; from the coding sequence ATGGAAAATCTTGCGTATTTGCACCTAGCTTTCGCCTACGAAGACAGCACACCCAGTGAATTGGTCTCTCTCAGTTCTTTGTTTAACAAAGCAGCTGCACCAGACTGGAAACGGCTTTCAGGTAGGGCTTGGAAGTATATGTTGCCCCTTGCTCTGTCCTTATCTATTCTTGGCGCTGTTACCAGCGTCATGGCACTGGAAAAAGGCGATCAAGGCCCTTCTGTCAGAAATCTACAACAAAAGTTGAAAACAGCAGGTTTTTACCAATCTTCTGTTACCCAAGTATATGACGCATCCACACAAGAAGCTGTGCGGCGCTTCCAAAAGGCGGCTGGTTTACCAGTGGACGGCATTGTTGGAGCAAGCACCCTGCAAAAATTAGAAAGTTGGCAAGCGAAAAAGTCTACAACTACGGCTACACAAACTAAAAAAACGACTGCTGTAAGAAGCGCACAAGCCAAAAAGCCCAGCACTACTAGTTCAGCTAGTTCAGCAACTAGCCAACGCCGTAATCCTAACTACCTTGCTAAGGGGGATGAAGGTGAAGATGTCAGGGCTTTACAAGAACGCTTAAGAGTTGCAGGCTTTTATTACGGGAACGCCACAGGAATATTTGGCCCAATTACGGAAGAAGCTGTCAAGCGGTTCCAAGATTCTTACAAATTAAGCGTTGATGGAGTTGTTGGCCCAGCAACATTAGCTAAATTGCCGGGAGTTGGCATTGGTGATGGAGAAGAGGCTCCCAAAAATCAAAAGGTAGTCAATCGAGATAAATTCCGTATAGGCGATCGCGGTGAGCCAGTTAGAGTACTTCAAGAACAATTGATCCAGGCAGGATATTTAGAGGGAGAGCCAAATGGCTACTATGGCCCCTACACTGCCGATGCTGTAAGGAGATTCCAGGCAGCTAATTACTTGGCAGCAAGTGGCGTTGCTGGCCCAACTACGCGAGCTAAGTTATATAGCTCAGTTAATACTACTAGCAAAAGCGAATTTAATACCTTAGAAATCCAAACGCGACTACGGGAGCGGGGTTTTTATAAAGGCAAGCTGAACGGTGTGATGGCCGCTGACACCAAAAAAGCAATTAAACAAGCCCAAGAATTCTACGGCATCAGTCTCAAGGATCTTAAGAGCGGACGCTTTTAA
- a CDS encoding Fur family transcriptional regulator has product MTVYTTTSLKAELNERGWRLTPQRETILHIFQELPQGEHLSAEDLYHRLETDGEGISLSTIYRTLKLMARMGILRELELGEGHKHYEINQPYPHHHHHLICVRCNSTIEFKNDSILKIGSKTAQKEGFHLLDCQMTIHAVCPKCQRALMPL; this is encoded by the coding sequence ATGACTGTCTACACAACTACTTCACTCAAGGCAGAACTGAATGAACGAGGCTGGCGATTAACTCCCCAGCGCGAAACAATTTTACACATTTTTCAAGAACTTCCGCAAGGTGAACATCTGAGTGCGGAGGATCTTTATCATCGGCTAGAAACTGATGGTGAAGGAATCAGTCTGTCAACTATTTATCGGACTTTGAAGTTGATGGCAAGAATGGGAATTTTACGGGAACTAGAACTGGGCGAGGGACATAAGCATTATGAGATCAACCAGCCCTATCCCCATCATCACCATCACTTAATTTGTGTTAGATGCAACTCAACTATTGAGTTTAAAAATGACTCAATTTTAAAAATTGGGTCGAAAACCGCTCAAAAAGAAGGTTTTCACCTGCTGGACTGTCAAATGACCATCCATGCAGTGTGTCCCAAGTGCCAACGGGCACTGATGCCGCTTTAG
- the sigC gene encoding RNA polymerase sigma factor SigC — protein MPATSFYADAPYNTKKSSQALDSDLTVDESELSVDDLQELEIASADNANFAANTNRRSTDLVRLYLQEIGRVRLLGRDEEVSEAQKVQRYLRMRIVLAKAAKEGDEVITPYLRLIEVQERLTSELGHRPSLERWAATADIVLSDLRPTLAEGKRRWAEIAKLTVEELEQVQSQGLQAKEHMIKANLRLVVSVAKKYQNRGLELLDLVQEGTLGLERAVEKFDPTKGYRFSTYAYWWIRQGITRAIATSSRTIRLPVHITEKLNKIKKAQRKIAQEKGRTPTLEDLATELEMTPTQVREVLLRVPRSVSLETKVGKDKDTELGELLETDSVTPEEMLMRESLQRDLHHLLSDLTSRERDVILMRFGLADGHPYSLAEIGRALDLSRERVRQIESKALQKLRQPKRRNLIRDYLESLS, from the coding sequence ATGCCAGCAACATCTTTTTATGCAGATGCCCCCTACAACACCAAAAAGTCTAGCCAGGCTTTGGACTCGGATCTCACGGTTGACGAAAGTGAGTTATCGGTAGATGACCTACAGGAGCTAGAGATTGCTTCTGCTGACAATGCTAACTTTGCTGCTAACACTAACCGTCGGAGTACAGACCTAGTACGTCTATATCTTCAGGAAATTGGTCGGGTTCGCTTGTTAGGGCGGGATGAAGAGGTTTCAGAAGCTCAAAAAGTCCAGCGTTACTTGCGGATGCGGATAGTACTTGCTAAGGCCGCCAAGGAAGGGGATGAAGTGATTACGCCCTATCTTCGGTTAATTGAAGTTCAAGAACGTCTTACTTCCGAACTAGGACATCGGCCGTCTTTGGAAAGATGGGCTGCTACTGCTGATATAGTTTTATCCGATCTTAGACCGACTTTGGCAGAAGGCAAACGTCGCTGGGCTGAAATCGCCAAGTTGACTGTAGAAGAGTTGGAGCAAGTTCAGTCCCAAGGACTCCAAGCAAAAGAACACATGATTAAGGCGAATCTTCGCTTAGTTGTGTCTGTTGCTAAGAAGTATCAAAATCGCGGTTTGGAATTGTTGGATTTAGTCCAAGAAGGCACACTTGGTTTGGAGCGGGCTGTAGAAAAATTTGACCCAACTAAGGGTTATCGCTTCAGTACCTATGCTTACTGGTGGATTCGTCAGGGAATTACACGGGCGATCGCTACTTCTAGTCGCACCATCCGCCTCCCTGTCCATATTACCGAAAAGTTAAACAAAATCAAAAAGGCTCAACGCAAAATTGCTCAAGAAAAAGGTCGCACCCCAACTCTAGAAGATTTAGCAACTGAGTTAGAGATGACACCGACCCAAGTACGAGAAGTTTTGTTGCGGGTTCCTCGCTCCGTTTCTTTGGAAACCAAAGTAGGTAAGGATAAAGACACTGAGTTAGGCGAATTACTCGAAACTGACAGTGTAACCCCAGAAGAGATGTTAATGCGAGAATCTTTACAAAGAGACTTGCATCATCTTCTGTCAGATTTGACTAGCCGGGAGCGCGATGTAATTTTGATGCGGTTTGGTTTGGCAGATGGTCATCCTTACTCTTTAGCAGAAATTGGCCGCGCTCTCGATTTATCACGGGAACGAGTCAGACAAATAGAATCCAAGGCTTTGCAAAAGCTACGTCAACCCAAGCGTCGCAACCTCATCCGCGACTATTTGGAGTCCCTAAGTTAG
- a CDS encoding NAD(P)H-dependent glycerol-3-phosphate dehydrogenase encodes MYSNSKLSVAILGAGAWGASLANLAAANGHQVRVWSRQGSQIQAVLKDVQIVLSAISMIGVRDVASQVQSFPLSPETIFVTATKGLDPQTTCTPSQIWQTVFPNHAVVVLSGPNLSKEIQMELPAATVVASNIPTAAEIVQLVFSSGRFRVYTNPDPLGVELGGTLKNVIAIAAGVCDGLQLGTNAKAALVTRGLTEMVRIGNNWGAKTETFYGLSGLGDLLATCNSPLSRNYQVGYQLAGGKSLTETLANLQGTAEGVNTCQVLMQRAKQQNIPVPITEQVYRLLQGEVTPRQALDELMLRDIKPEYNY; translated from the coding sequence ATGTACTCCAACTCAAAACTTTCCGTTGCAATTCTTGGTGCAGGTGCTTGGGGTGCATCTCTGGCAAATCTCGCCGCAGCAAATGGTCATCAGGTGCGCGTCTGGTCGCGTCAAGGTTCCCAAATCCAAGCAGTTTTAAAAGATGTCCAAATAGTTTTGTCCGCTATCTCGATGATTGGTGTGAGGGATGTTGCTTCCCAAGTCCAGTCTTTCCCCCTTTCTCCAGAGACAATTTTTGTCACAGCGACGAAAGGCTTAGACCCTCAAACTACCTGCACGCCGTCACAAATTTGGCAAACAGTGTTTCCTAACCATGCAGTGGTTGTTTTGTCTGGGCCTAATTTATCAAAAGAAATTCAAATGGAATTACCAGCAGCCACGGTGGTAGCCAGTAATATTCCCACGGCTGCGGAAATAGTGCAGTTAGTATTTTCTTCTGGGCGTTTTCGGGTATATACCAATCCCGATCCTTTGGGGGTGGAATTGGGGGGAACACTGAAAAATGTGATTGCGATCGCAGCCGGTGTGTGCGATGGTTTACAACTAGGAACCAATGCCAAAGCTGCTCTAGTTACCCGTGGACTTACAGAAATGGTTCGCATCGGCAACAACTGGGGTGCGAAGACAGAAACATTTTATGGTTTATCAGGTCTAGGAGATTTGTTAGCAACCTGCAATAGTCCCTTAAGTCGCAATTACCAAGTCGGCTATCAGCTAGCTGGTGGTAAGTCACTTACAGAAACTCTCGCAAATTTGCAAGGAACTGCTGAAGGAGTGAACACTTGCCAGGTTTTGATGCAACGAGCCAAGCAACAAAATATTCCTGTTCCAATTACTGAGCAAGTTTATCGTTTACTTCAGGGTGAAGTCACACCTCGACAAGCGCTTGATGAACTGATGCTGCGAGATATCAAGCCAGAGTACAACTATTAG
- the lipA gene encoding lipoyl synthase yields MTVKPDWLRVKAPGRERIGNVKDILRDLALNTVCEEASCPNIGECFNAGTATFLIMGPACTRACPYCDIDFEKKPKPLDPTEPARLAEAVRRMKLNHVVITSVNRDDLADGGASQFIACINAVRTVSPNTTIEVLIPDLCGNWNALELILQAAPEVLNHNTETVPRLYRRVRPQGNYDRTLELLHRSRQVSPSTYTKSGIMVGLGETDAEIRQVMQDLRTVDCDILTIGQYLQPSQRHLQVNEFINPEQFAAWKAFGEEIGFLQVVSSPLTRSSYHAEQVRELMERYPRSKVRS; encoded by the coding sequence GTGACTGTAAAACCAGACTGGTTGCGGGTAAAAGCACCTGGGCGTGAGCGCATCGGTAACGTTAAAGACATTTTGCGGGATTTAGCCCTCAATACAGTTTGTGAGGAAGCATCCTGTCCGAATATTGGTGAATGCTTCAATGCTGGTACTGCCACGTTTTTGATTATGGGCCCGGCTTGTACACGCGCTTGTCCCTACTGCGATATTGATTTTGAGAAAAAACCCAAACCACTAGACCCCACCGAACCTGCACGACTAGCAGAAGCTGTTCGCCGCATGAAACTTAACCATGTTGTGATCACTTCTGTAAACCGAGATGATCTGGCAGATGGTGGCGCGTCTCAGTTTATAGCGTGTATTAATGCGGTTCGCACTGTTTCACCCAACACCACAATTGAGGTACTAATTCCTGACTTGTGCGGTAATTGGAATGCTCTAGAATTGATTCTACAAGCTGCGCCAGAAGTATTAAACCACAATACCGAAACTGTTCCACGCCTGTATCGCCGGGTGCGTCCCCAAGGAAACTACGATCGCACATTAGAATTATTGCACCGCTCTCGCCAAGTTTCTCCTAGTACATATACTAAATCTGGTATCATGGTTGGACTCGGTGAAACTGATGCCGAAATTCGCCAGGTCATGCAAGACTTGCGAACCGTAGATTGCGACATCTTGACAATTGGGCAATACCTCCAACCCAGTCAAAGACATTTGCAAGTAAATGAATTTATTAATCCAGAACAATTTGCTGCTTGGAAGGCATTCGGCGAAGAAATAGGATTTTTACAAGTTGTTTCTTCACCATTGACAAGAAGCTCATACCATGCAGAACAAGTCAGGGAATTAATGGAACGTTATCCCCGCTCAAAAGTTAGGAGTTAG
- a CDS encoding ABC transporter permease, translating to MQRYLKVLRLFWGAAIAAELEYRINFFIATLSSLGNLAGSLFGLFLFYRTGYTFSGWSWEAALVVLGIFTLLQGFSATFLASNLNRIVRHVQEGTLDFILLKPIRSQFWLSTHTLSPWGLPDIIFGSIIIGYAGKRLGVGIDDYLLGVLPLLFSFVILYSLWFMLGAMSIWFVKIYNATEVLRGLLEAGRYPIAAYPTAYRFFFTFVMPVAFLTTVPAQALLGRSEISWLIGAAILAVALFFASTWFWRFALRFYTSASS from the coding sequence ATGCAAAGGTATTTGAAAGTACTAAGACTATTTTGGGGTGCTGCGATCGCAGCTGAGTTAGAGTATCGGATTAACTTTTTCATAGCTACCCTCAGCAGCTTGGGAAATCTCGCGGGCAGCCTCTTTGGATTATTCTTGTTTTACCGGACTGGTTATACTTTTAGTGGCTGGTCATGGGAAGCAGCTTTAGTAGTTCTAGGAATTTTTACCTTATTACAAGGATTTTCTGCTACTTTTCTGGCGTCGAACTTGAATCGCATTGTCCGCCATGTTCAAGAAGGCACTTTAGACTTTATATTATTAAAACCTATCCGCAGTCAGTTTTGGCTTTCCACCCATACCCTTTCACCTTGGGGACTGCCAGATATAATTTTTGGTAGTATTATTATTGGCTACGCAGGTAAACGCCTTGGTGTAGGGATAGACGACTATCTACTTGGTGTGCTGCCGTTATTGTTCAGCTTTGTGATTCTGTACAGCCTGTGGTTTATGCTCGGAGCGATGAGTATCTGGTTCGTCAAAATATACAACGCTACCGAAGTATTACGTGGTTTGTTAGAAGCTGGACGATATCCCATCGCAGCATATCCTACTGCTTACCGCTTTTTCTTCACCTTTGTGATGCCAGTAGCGTTTTTAACTACTGTACCAGCCCAAGCGCTACTGGGCCGGAGTGAAATTAGCTGGTTGATAGGTGCGGCAATATTAGCAGTAGCGTTGTTTTTCGCTTCCACTTGGTTTTGGCGATTTGCGTTGCGGTTTTATACCAGTGCTTCGAGTTAG
- a CDS encoding thioredoxin family protein: MSTDSPVNSPDKSESNLGKRLRNFLIVMVAIALSVALVLGLRTETTSATLAKLSDTSTPLEVAISNGKPSLVEFYADWCTVCQKMAPDITQLETEYADKMNFVMLNVDNTKWLPEMLKYRVDGIPHFVFLSQQGETIAQAIGDQPRTIMASNLEALVTGSSLPYAQASGKVSKFSAPVAPTANQDDPRSHGSQVVN, from the coding sequence ATGAGTACTGATTCACCTGTTAATTCTCCCGATAAGTCTGAATCCAACTTAGGGAAGCGTTTGAGAAACTTTTTAATTGTAATGGTAGCGATCGCTCTTAGCGTTGCCCTCGTCTTAGGATTGCGAACTGAAACAACCTCGGCAACTCTAGCCAAGTTAAGTGATACGTCCACACCGTTAGAAGTAGCAATCAGCAACGGCAAACCATCTCTAGTAGAGTTTTATGCTGATTGGTGTACTGTCTGCCAGAAAATGGCACCAGATATCACTCAACTAGAAACAGAGTATGCTGACAAGATGAATTTTGTAATGCTGAATGTGGATAATACCAAGTGGCTACCAGAGATGTTGAAATATCGGGTAGATGGGATTCCCCATTTTGTATTTTTGAGTCAGCAAGGAGAAACCATAGCCCAAGCGATCGGCGATCAACCCCGGACGATTATGGCTAGTAACTTAGAAGCTTTGGTTACTGGTTCGTCTCTCCCCTATGCTCAAGCTAGCGGCAAAGTTTCCAAATTTTCAGCTCCAGTAGCACCAACGGCTAATCAAGATGATCCTCGCAGTCATGGCAGCCAAGTGGTAAATTAG